Proteins from a genomic interval of Candidatus Borkfalkia ceftriaxoniphila:
- a CDS encoding sugar phosphate isomerase/epimerase family protein has protein sequence MKLAVFSPVFGNRSLEEALRYLSAKGVDGLELGAGGYPGKAHADILELKSDPRKIAELKALFDKYNLEICALSVHGNGVHPQKAIAKIATEELEAAIEVAPKLGVKKIVTFSGCPGDGKGDMPNWVTCAWPNEYRDVLEYQWNEVLIPYWKKYAQRAKDNGVQICFEMHPGFCVYNPETLLKLRAAAGDALGANLDPSHLLWQGIDIVSAIRYLGKALFYFHAKDTALDRENVARNGVLDSKPYENEAERSWIFRTVGYGSDEKFWKDVISALRIAGYDDYLSIEHEDSLMTQTEGLDKAIEFMQRVMIREPRTNGLWWV, from the coding sequence ATGAAACTTGCTGTTTTTTCTCCCGTATTCGGGAACCGCAGCCTGGAAGAGGCTCTCCGATATCTGTCCGCCAAGGGCGTGGACGGACTGGAACTCGGCGCTGGCGGCTATCCCGGCAAAGCGCACGCGGATATTTTGGAACTGAAAAGCGATCCCCGCAAAATAGCGGAACTGAAAGCGCTTTTCGACAAATACAATTTGGAGATCTGCGCGCTTTCCGTACACGGAAACGGCGTGCACCCTCAAAAGGCGATCGCGAAGATCGCCACCGAGGAATTGGAAGCCGCCATTGAAGTCGCACCCAAACTCGGCGTGAAAAAAATCGTCACTTTTTCGGGCTGCCCGGGCGACGGAAAAGGCGATATGCCCAACTGGGTAACGTGCGCATGGCCCAACGAATACCGCGACGTTTTGGAGTATCAATGGAACGAAGTGCTCATTCCGTATTGGAAGAAGTACGCGCAGCGCGCCAAAGATAACGGCGTGCAGATATGCTTTGAAATGCACCCGGGGTTCTGCGTGTACAATCCCGAAACGCTTTTAAAACTGCGCGCGGCTGCGGGCGATGCGCTCGGCGCTAATCTCGATCCTTCGCATTTGCTGTGGCAGGGTATCGATATCGTGTCCGCGATCCGTTATCTCGGCAAAGCGCTCTTCTATTTTCACGCAAAAGATACGGCGCTCGATCGGGAAAACGTGGCGCGCAACGGCGTTCTCGATTCCAAACCTTACGAGAACGAAGCCGAGCGCTCGTGGATCTTCCGCACGGTGGGCTACGGTTCGGATGAAAAGTTCTGGAAAGACGTGATCTCCGCACTCCGTATCGCAGGATACGACGATTATCTGTCCATCGAGCACGAGGACAGTTTGATGACGCAGACGGAAGGGCTGGATAAAGCCATTGAATTTATGCAGAGAGTCATGATCCGCGAGCCGCGCACGAACGGCTTATGGTGGGTATAA